GATCTCCAGCGAACGGTCGGTGATCAGCTCGATGTTGTTGATGCCCTGCACTTGGCGGTTGGCGCCGAAGTGCGCCGAGTAGCGCGACGACACATTGACCGCCGCCGGGTCCTCGCCCAGGGTCTTCCACACCACCCCGCCCCACCCGGCCTCGAAGGCGCGGACCACGTTGTAGGCCTTGTCGGTGGGCGGCGCGGAGGCCAGCCAGAACGGATTGGGCGCCTTGATGCCGGCAAACACGATGGACAAGTCGGCCATTTACGCAGCCTCCACGTTGAGCATGAGTTGGGCATGGATGGCTTCGGCGGCCAGCTTGCCATGTTGCACGGCCTGGACGGTGAGGTCCTGGCCCAGGGCGGTGCAGTCGCCACCGGCGTAGATGCCCGGCAGGCTGGTGCGCATCTGTTCATCGACGCGGATGCGCTCGCCGTCGCGGGCCAGTTGCGCGGCCAGCGGGTCGCCGAGGCTTGCGTCGTCGAAGCGCTGGCCGATGGCCTTGAAGATCGCGTCGGCGGCCAGTTCGAAGGTTTCGCCGGTATCTTTCAGGCGGCCATCGACCAGTTGTGTGCGCACGAAGCGCATGCCGCGCACGCGGCCCTGATCATCTAGCAACACGGTCTCGGGGCGCGCCCAGGTGTGCAGGCGCACCTGGTTCTGCTTGGCGATTTCCTGCTCGTGGCCGGTGGCGCCCATGTCGGCCTCGCCACGGCGGTACACCAGGTTGACGTCGCGGGCGCCCAGGCGGCTCATCTGCACGGCCATGTCGATGGCGGTGTTGCCGGCACCGATCACCAGGCAGCGGTCGGCCAATGGCAGCTGGCTGAGGTCGTCGGCCTGGCGCAGTTCGCGGATGTATTCGGTGGCGGCCAGCAGGCCGGGGGCCTCCTCGTCCGGCAGCCCCAATTGCCGCACCGCGCTCAGGCCAAGGCCGAGGAACACGGCGTCATACTGGCCGTGCAGCTCGCCCAGCGCGAGGTTTTCGCCCAGGCGCTGGCCGTGGCGGATCTCGATGCCGCCGATGCCCAGCAGGAACTCGACTTCGCGCTGGGCGTAGTCGTCCACCAGCTTGTAGCGGGCGATACCGTATTCGTTGAGGCCACCGGCCTTGTCCCGCGCCTCGAACACCACCACGTCATGGCCATGCATGGCCAGGCGGTGGGCACAGGACAGCCCGGCAGGCCCGGCGCCGACCACAGCGATGCGCTTGCCGGTGGCCGGGGCACGCTTGAAGGGGTGTTCGCTGAACTGGGCGTTGTCCAGGGCGTAGCGTTGCAGCTGGCCGATCAGTACCGGCGCGCACTCCTGGGCATTGTTGCGCACGCAGGCCTGCTGGCAGAGGATCTCGGTCGGGCACACCCGGGCGCAACTGCCACCGAGGATGTTGGCCGAGAGGATGCGCTCGGCGGCGCCTTGCAGGTTTTCGTCGCTGATGCGGTGGATGAACGAGGGGATGTCGATATCGCTGGGGCAGGCGTTGACGCAGGGCGCGTCGTAGCAGTACAGGCAGCGGGCGCTTTCGAGGGCGGCCTGGCGGGCGGTGAGCGGGGGCGCGAGGTCGGTGAAGCGCTCGGCCAGCTGGTCGGCGCCGGCCCGGGGGCGCGGCAAGTGGTTCAGGGCGTCGATCACGGTGGGTAGCCTCTCTGTTTTTTATGGGCTCAGGCGGTGGTCATGCGCCTGGCCTTTCGGGCGCTGTTCGCCGGCAAGCCGGCTCCTACACGTGCGAGGTAGGAGCCGGCTTGCCGGCGAACCCGATTCAGCGCTGGACCGGCGTCGGCCGCTGGTGTTCGGCCCGGCGCTCCAGCACCTCGTACACCGAGGGATACGCCGGCCGCTCCACATAGCGCCCCGCCCCCGGCTCGGCGCGCAGGTCGCCGTCGGCCCAGAGCACCTTGCCCTGGCTGATGGTGTGGCTGGGGATGCCACGCACGGTGCGGCCCTCGAAGATATTGAAGTCGACCCGCTGGTGGTGGGTCTGGGCCGAGATGGTCCGCGTGCCCTGCGGGTCCCACAGCACCAGGTCGGCGTCGGCGCCGACACGGATGGCGCCCTTGCGCGGGAACAGGTTGAAGATCTTCGCGGTATTGGTGGAGGTCAGCGCGACGAACTCGTGCATCGACAGGCGCCCGCTGTTCACCCCGGCGTCCCACAGCACCGCCATGCGGTCCTCGATGCCGGCGGTGCCGTTGGGGATGCGGCTGAAGTCATCGCGGCCCATGGCTTTCTGCTCTGTGCAGAAGCAGCAGTGGTCGGTGGCGGTGGTGTGCAGGTTGCCCGACTGCAAGCCGCGCCACAGCGCCTCCTGGTGCTCGCGGGGGCGGAACGGCGGGCTCATCACGTAGCCGGCGGCGGTGGCCCAGTCCGGGTCGCGGTAGACGCTGTCGTCGAGCAGCAGGTGGCCGGGCAGCACCTCGCCATACACCGGCTGGCCCTTGGCCCTGGCATAAGTGATCTCGTCCAGCGCCTCGCGGCTGGACACGTGCACCAGGTACAGCGGCGTGCCCAGCGTCTCGGCGATGCGGATGGCGCGGCTGGCGGCCTCGCCTTCGACCTGCGAGGGGCGCGACAGCGGGTGCGCCTCGGGCCCGGTCAGCCCCTGGGCCAGCAACTTGCGCTGCAGGTGGTAGACCAGCTCGCCGTTCTCGGCGTGCACGGTGGGCACCGCGCCCAGTTGCAGGCAACGCTCGAAGCTGGCGACCAAGGTGTCGTCGGCGGCCATGATCGCGTTCTTGTAGGCCATGAAGTGTTTGAAACTGTTCACCCCATGCTTGGCCACCAGCTCGCCCATCTCTTCGGCGACCTGCTCGCTCCACCAGGTGATGGCAACGTGGAAGCCGTAGTCGCTGGCGCTCTTCTGCGCCCAGCCGCGCCAGGTGTGGAAGGCGTCGAGCAGCGATTGCTGCGGGTTGGGGATGACGAAGTCGATGATCGAGGTGGTGCCCCCGGCCAGGCCTGCGGCGGTGCCGCTGAAGAAGTCCTCGCTGGCCACGGTGCCCATGAACGGCAGTTGCATGTGGGTGTGCGGGTCGATGCCGCCGGGCATCAGGTACTGCCCACTGCCGTCGAGGATCTCGCAGTCGGTGGGGGCTTCGAGGTTTTGCCCGATGGCGCGAATCAGGCCATCGGCACACAGGACATCGGCGGGGTAATGCTCTTCGTGGGTGACCACGGTGGCGCCACGGATCAACAGGGACATGCCGTTTTCCTCGCAGGCTGACCGGTCTTCTGGCCGGTTCTTGGAATTTTTCTGGGCCAGTGCCTGCGGGCGCGGATCAATCCTGTCAGGCCTGACAAGAATCGAGGCTAGTTGCTGATCGAATATTCATCAAGAAAAAATATATCCAAATTACCAAACAAATAACTTATTGATTTTTATAGTTATTTAGTGGAAATCACCAAAACGGAACAGCCCTTCACCATTTTGACGCACTTGACAGGAAGCCAAATTGGTCAAGATTTTTTATGCAAATTCAGCTGCTTGAAACCGGGTGGGAAGGCGCAGGCCGCGCCAGCGGTTTTCCAGGCTGCACCGCGTTGAATCACGGTGCCTGTGGACCCACCGATGCACCGCCCGGCGAGTGATCGCCCACAGTGCTGCTGAATGCTGTTGCAACTCAGTGAGTTACCTCCGGTCGGCGGTGGCCCGCCGGGAAGGCTTTGGCCGACCCGGCACGTTTGTTGAAGACGCAGGCCACAACCGCCTGGCCGGGCCGCAGGTGCGGTAATGGATGTTTGCGTGTACTCCGGCCATCGCCTCAGCCCGATGAGCGAACAACGACAAGAAGAACCTGGAGAGCCCCATGCAGCAGAGCAGATCGCAAGTGGTCGAGCAGCACGGCCTGTACGAGCTCGACGCCGGCAGCGACGTCCTCGACAGCCCCCGCTACAACCACGACATTGCCCCCACCAAGGTGCACCAGCGCACCTGGAACAAGTGGCACATCACCGCGCTGTGGGTGGGCATGTCCATCTGCGTGCCCACCTACACCCTGGGCGGCGTGCTCACCGCCTACTTCGGCCTGAGCGTCGGCGAGGCGCTGCTGGCGATCCTGCTGGCCAAC
This genomic stretch from Pseudomonas entomophila harbors:
- a CDS encoding NAD(P)-dependent oxidoreductase — encoded protein: MIDALNHLPRPRAGADQLAERFTDLAPPLTARQAALESARCLYCYDAPCVNACPSDIDIPSFIHRISDENLQGAAERILSANILGGSCARVCPTEILCQQACVRNNAQECAPVLIGQLQRYALDNAQFSEHPFKRAPATGKRIAVVGAGPAGLSCAHRLAMHGHDVVVFEARDKAGGLNEYGIARYKLVDDYAQREVEFLLGIGGIEIRHGQRLGENLALGELHGQYDAVFLGLGLSAVRQLGLPDEEAPGLLAATEYIRELRQADDLSQLPLADRCLVIGAGNTAIDMAVQMSRLGARDVNLVYRRGEADMGATGHEQEIAKQNQVRLHTWARPETVLLDDQGRVRGMRFVRTQLVDGRLKDTGETFELAADAIFKAIGQRFDDASLGDPLAAQLARDGERIRVDEQMRTSLPGIYAGGDCTALGQDLTVQAVQHGKLAAEAIHAQLMLNVEAA
- the hydA gene encoding dihydropyrimidinase, with translation MSLLIRGATVVTHEEHYPADVLCADGLIRAIGQNLEAPTDCEILDGSGQYLMPGGIDPHTHMQLPFMGTVASEDFFSGTAAGLAGGTTSIIDFVIPNPQQSLLDAFHTWRGWAQKSASDYGFHVAITWWSEQVAEEMGELVAKHGVNSFKHFMAYKNAIMAADDTLVASFERCLQLGAVPTVHAENGELVYHLQRKLLAQGLTGPEAHPLSRPSQVEGEAASRAIRIAETLGTPLYLVHVSSREALDEITYARAKGQPVYGEVLPGHLLLDDSVYRDPDWATAAGYVMSPPFRPREHQEALWRGLQSGNLHTTATDHCCFCTEQKAMGRDDFSRIPNGTAGIEDRMAVLWDAGVNSGRLSMHEFVALTSTNTAKIFNLFPRKGAIRVGADADLVLWDPQGTRTISAQTHHQRVDFNIFEGRTVRGIPSHTISQGKVLWADGDLRAEPGAGRYVERPAYPSVYEVLERRAEHQRPTPVQR